One region of Salinirubrum litoreum genomic DNA includes:
- the phnD gene encoding phosphate/phosphite/phosphonate ABC transporter substrate-binding protein, with the protein MTDIDRRTVLRALPAATLAGLAGCTGGDGGQTGTTTSGGGGGTTTSGDGGDGGGGDGGDAPGTDPSEFPEFDPADPQFPQLTSTLMEAGFETGTMADLNRMQENQRDEPRYGQPVASPPDSESEMIDPDTLQFSLVPTEDPTVYENTLEPLLNNIESETGKAVEYISLDSYAAQVEAMRSERLHVAGFSTGTVPFAVNIANAVPFSIQIEGGQGGGGSFGYRLWLITQLDNGEVTELDDLAGKTIAHADPSSNSGNLAPRALFANQGIVPGEDYEVTYSGGHQQSSLGVANGDYAAAPVCSTCYARVARDDQLDPSAIKAIWASEPFPTTAFSYRNTLTPEIREGVEKAFLDYDYSDTAIAEEFEGRGTWVEIDYATVWDIILQIQESLEVEYETGNIGE; encoded by the coding sequence ATGACAGATATTGACAGGCGAACGGTCCTGCGAGCGCTCCCGGCGGCCACACTCGCGGGGCTGGCTGGCTGTACCGGCGGCGACGGTGGACAGACAGGGACGACGACCAGCGGTGGCGGCGGCGGGACGACGACCAGCGGCGACGGTGGCGACGGTGGTGGCGGTGACGGCGGGGACGCGCCGGGCACCGACCCCTCGGAGTTCCCGGAGTTCGACCCGGCGGACCCACAGTTCCCGCAACTCACGAGCACGCTGATGGAGGCCGGCTTCGAGACGGGGACGATGGCGGACCTGAATCGGATGCAGGAGAACCAGCGCGACGAGCCACGGTACGGTCAGCCCGTGGCGTCACCGCCGGACAGCGAGAGCGAGATGATCGACCCCGACACGCTCCAGTTCTCGCTCGTCCCGACCGAAGACCCGACCGTCTACGAGAACACCCTCGAACCGCTCCTGAACAACATCGAGTCAGAGACCGGCAAGGCCGTCGAGTACATCTCGCTCGACTCCTACGCCGCACAGGTCGAGGCGATGCGCTCCGAGCGACTCCACGTCGCCGGCTTCTCGACCGGGACGGTCCCCTTCGCGGTCAACATCGCCAACGCGGTCCCGTTCTCGATCCAGATCGAGGGCGGCCAGGGCGGCGGTGGCTCGTTCGGCTATCGCCTGTGGCTCATCACCCAACTCGACAACGGCGAGGTGACCGAACTCGACGACCTCGCGGGAAAGACGATCGCACACGCCGACCCCTCCTCGAACTCCGGCAACCTCGCTCCCCGGGCGCTGTTCGCCAACCAGGGCATCGTCCCCGGCGAGGACTACGAGGTGACCTACTCCGGCGGTCACCAACAGAGTTCACTCGGCGTGGCGAACGGCGACTACGCGGCCGCGCCGGTCTGTTCGACGTGTTACGCGCGGGTCGCCCGCGACGACCAACTCGACCCCAGCGCGATCAAGGCCATCTGGGCCTCCGAACCCTTCCCGACGACGGCGTTCTCCTACCGGAACACCCTCACCCCCGAGATCCGCGAGGGCGTCGAGAAGGCGTTCCTCGACTACGACTACTCGGACACCGCCATCGCAGAGGAGTTCGAGGGCCGTGGGACGTGGGTCGAGATCGACTACGCGACGGTCTGGGACATCATCCTCCAGATCCAGGAGTCGCTCGAGGTCGAGTACGAGACGGGCAACATCGGTGAGTGA
- the phnC gene encoding phosphonate ABC transporter ATP-binding protein, which yields MLSVTDLRKTYSGGEEALRGVSLDVGGNETVAVIGPSGAGKSTFISCINRLTEPTDGQVELDGVDILRLSGKDLRNARRDMGMIFQEFNLVERLTVMENVLSGRLGYVSTWNAFRRKFSGDDVERAYEVLDRVGLAGHENDRADELSGGQRQRVGIARAVVQRPKILLVDEPTSSLDPETSRAVMDLLTTIAAEDEIPVLINIHEVNLAIEYADRIVGLRDGEKVFEGPPEELDEAAQSQIYRGAPPDEEGDPVVGRPDETDGTEEVVRDGEIKRG from the coding sequence ATGTTGTCAGTAACCGATCTCCGCAAGACCTACTCGGGCGGCGAGGAGGCGCTCCGCGGCGTCTCGCTCGACGTCGGCGGCAACGAGACCGTCGCCGTCATCGGCCCGAGTGGCGCGGGGAAGAGTACGTTCATCAGCTGTATCAACCGGCTCACCGAACCGACCGACGGCCAGGTCGAACTCGACGGGGTCGACATCCTGCGCCTCTCGGGGAAGGACCTCCGGAACGCCCGCCGCGACATGGGGATGATCTTCCAGGAGTTCAACCTCGTCGAACGGCTCACGGTGATGGAGAACGTCCTCTCGGGGCGACTCGGCTACGTCTCGACGTGGAACGCCTTCCGGCGGAAGTTCTCCGGTGACGACGTCGAACGCGCCTACGAGGTGCTGGATCGGGTCGGCCTCGCCGGTCACGAGAACGACCGGGCGGACGAACTCTCCGGCGGGCAGCGACAGCGCGTCGGCATCGCCCGTGCGGTCGTCCAGCGCCCGAAGATTCTGCTCGTGGACGAACCGACCTCCAGTCTCGACCCGGAGACCTCACGCGCCGTGATGGACCTGCTGACGACGATCGCCGCCGAAGACGAGATTCCGGTGCTCATCAACATCCACGAGGTGAACCTCGCCATCGAGTACGCCGACCGCATCGTCGGCCTGCGCGACGGCGAGAAGGTGTTCGAGGGACCACCGGAGGAACTCGACGAGGCGGCCCAGTCACAGATCTACCGCGGCGCACCGCCGGACGAGGAGGGCGATCCGGTCGTCGGGCGGCCCGACGAGACTGACGGGACCGAGGAGGTCGTCCGCGACGGGGAGATCAAACGGGGTTGA